One Nostoc sp. UHCC 0302 DNA window includes the following coding sequences:
- a CDS encoding IS630 family transposase, whose protein sequence is MLSWFCLTVLCTTKTIRFWCEDETRIGLKTITGRKITGKGVKPVGVHQWQFKATYLYGIIEPLTGESFFWEFSHLNTDCFQIFLNLISQHFTDSVLIIQLDNGAFHKAKRLQVPDNIILLFQPAHSPELNPIEQVWQYIKRRLRWLLPKKLDDLRTALYAEIGKLTKQIIVSIARRQYILEALSVASF, encoded by the coding sequence ATGCTGTCTTGGTTTTGCTTAACAGTTTTATGCACAACGAAAACGATTCGTTTTTGGTGCGAGGACGAAACTCGAATTGGATTGAAAACAATCACAGGACGGAAAATCACAGGCAAGGGTGTCAAACCCGTTGGTGTACACCAGTGGCAGTTCAAAGCAACATATTTATATGGAATCATCGAACCACTGACTGGCGAAAGCTTTTTTTGGGAATTTTCACATCTTAATACTGACTGTTTTCAGATATTCCTCAATCTAATTTCTCAACATTTTACTGATTCAGTACTAATTATTCAACTGGATAATGGTGCCTTTCATAAAGCCAAACGTCTTCAAGTACCAGATAACATCATTTTATTATTTCAGCCTGCACATTCTCCCGAGTTAAACCCAATTGAGCAGGTTTGGCAATATATTAAGCGCCGACTGCGTTGGTTATTACCTAAAAAACTTGATGATTTACGTACTGCTCTCTACGCTGAAATTGGGAAATTAACCAAACAAATTATTGTATCTATTGCCCGAAGACAATATATTTTAGAGGCACTATCTGTAGCTAGCTTTTAG
- a CDS encoding helix-turn-helix domain-containing protein, with amino-acid sequence MSGVYQLEIKETVAELKDLLAIQKTATAKERVQLLYLLKTGHGQTISQTAEIIGRNRVTLHKWIRQYKAGGIEGLLKQKSSPGRPRTIPNWAEKALEKRLQEPLGFNGYQEIVEWLEQNLGVNSCYKTVHKLVYYRLESSPKVPRPKSVEQKQPQVEAFKKTLHTT; translated from the coding sequence ATGTCAGGGGTATATCAACTAGAAATTAAAGAGACTGTCGCAGAACTCAAAGATTTACTGGCAATACAAAAAACTGCGACGGCTAAAGAAAGAGTGCAGCTACTATATTTACTCAAAACAGGGCATGGTCAAACAATTTCTCAAACCGCAGAAATTATTGGTCGAAATCGAGTGACCCTACACAAGTGGATTCGACAGTACAAAGCAGGCGGTATTGAAGGACTATTAAAACAAAAATCTTCGCCAGGAAGACCAAGAACCATCCCAAACTGGGCAGAAAAAGCATTAGAGAAAAGATTGCAAGAACCACTTGGATTTAATGGTTATCAAGAAATTGTAGAGTGGCTAGAACAAAACTTGGGAGTCAATTCTTGCTACAAGACAGTTCACAAACTGGTTTATTACCGTTTGGAGTCATCGCCAAAAGTACCACGCCCCAAAAGCGTTGAACAAAAACAACCACAAGTAGAGGCATTTAAAAAAACCTTGCACACAACTTAG
- the gorA gene encoding glutathione-disulfide reductase, which translates to MTFDYDLFVIGAGPGGLAAAKKAASYGVRVAIAEKEAIGGTCVNRGCIPKKLIVYAADFAKDNQMAHYYGWSECKRYFDWTLFMKSVHQHLEQIHYSHFEELQKAGVELVREQATFIDAHTLDLGGRKVTADKILIAVGGRPNKPKIPGIEYGITSREMFHLPYLPKRLAIIGGGYIGTEFSSVMHAFGCQVTVIESNEMILSGFDDDIRSSVQQGLSKRGIRFFTNSTAQTIKLSEDALLLKTSGNRPQTIVADTILVAIGYTPNTQNLGLEKAGVELVEQGAIKVDEHNRTSQENIFALGDCINRVQLTPVAKAEGIAFANTVFGNKPQKLDYDYIPSAVFSRPEAASIGMTEAKAREKFGESVECYRTEFQPLLYSLTEQDEPITIKLVVDGNSQRILGAHMVGEHASDIIQSLGVAIRKGITKQDLNETIGIHPTVGEEFLSLN; encoded by the coding sequence ATGACATTTGATTACGATTTGTTTGTCATTGGCGCTGGGCCTGGGGGATTGGCAGCAGCTAAAAAAGCAGCTAGCTACGGTGTTCGTGTGGCGATCGCAGAAAAAGAAGCGATCGGTGGTACTTGTGTAAATAGAGGCTGTATTCCCAAAAAACTGATTGTCTACGCTGCTGACTTCGCCAAGGACAATCAAATGGCGCACTATTACGGATGGAGCGAGTGCAAAAGGTATTTCGACTGGACGCTATTTATGAAGTCGGTACATCAGCATCTCGAACAAATTCACTACTCACATTTTGAGGAGTTACAAAAAGCAGGAGTTGAGTTAGTTCGGGAACAAGCTACTTTTATTGATGCCCATACTTTAGATTTAGGTGGACGCAAAGTTACAGCAGACAAAATCTTAATTGCTGTAGGAGGACGCCCCAACAAGCCCAAAATTCCAGGTATAGAATACGGCATCACATCCCGCGAAATGTTTCACTTACCCTATCTACCGAAACGTTTGGCAATTATTGGCGGCGGTTATATCGGTACAGAATTCTCTAGCGTCATGCACGCTTTCGGCTGCCAAGTCACGGTAATCGAATCAAATGAGATGATTTTATCTGGCTTTGATGATGACATCCGCTCAAGTGTGCAACAAGGTTTGAGCAAAAGAGGAATTCGATTTTTCACCAATAGCACTGCTCAAACAATCAAGCTTTCAGAAGATGCTTTACTATTGAAGACTAGTGGCAACCGTCCACAAACTATTGTTGCAGACACTATCTTAGTTGCCATAGGGTACACCCCAAATACCCAGAATCTTGGTTTAGAAAAAGCCGGAGTGGAACTTGTTGAACAAGGTGCAATCAAAGTAGATGAACACAATCGCACCTCCCAAGAGAACATTTTTGCTTTGGGTGACTGTATTAACCGCGTACAATTAACACCAGTTGCGAAGGCAGAAGGAATTGCTTTTGCCAATACGGTTTTTGGTAACAAGCCGCAAAAATTGGATTATGATTACATACCTTCTGCTGTTTTTTCCCGTCCAGAAGCAGCTAGTATCGGAATGACAGAGGCGAAGGCACGTGAAAAATTCGGTGAATCTGTAGAATGCTATCGCACAGAATTTCAGCCACTTTTATATAGCCTCACAGAACAGGATGAACCAATAACGATAAAGTTGGTGGTAGATGGCAATTCTCAACGAATTTTGGGCGCTCACATGGTAGGTGAACACGCTAGCGATATTATTCAAAGTCTTGGCGTTGCAATTCGCAAGGGTATAACCAAACAAGACCTTAATGAAACAATAGGGATTCATCCTACAGTTGGAGAAGAATTTTTGTCACTAAATTAA
- a CDS encoding pentapeptide repeat-containing protein codes for MNVNDFMRRYSAGERDFSGVDLSAADLSWKTLPGINLCEANLSGANLIGTDLSLTNLSQANLNSACMRGTDLTGSYLRDASLVEADLRGAYLSKANISAFLIGANMYKANLNGSYLLGVYLRRTNLAEASLCGATMPNGTIHD; via the coding sequence ATGAATGTTAATGACTTTATGCGCCGTTATAGTGCAGGAGAACGAGATTTTTCTGGAGTTGACTTAAGTGCAGCAGATTTAAGTTGGAAAACCTTACCGGGAATTAACTTGTGCGAAGCCAACTTGAGTGGAGCTAACTTAATTGGTACAGATTTGAGTCTGACAAACTTGAGCCAAGCCAACTTAAATTCGGCGTGTATGCGAGGAACAGATTTGACTGGCTCATACCTGCGTGATGCCAGCTTAGTTGAAGCCGATCTTCGTGGAGCTTACCTTAGTAAGGCTAACATTTCGGCGTTTCTAATTGGAGCAAATATGTATAAAGCAAATCTGAATGGGTCATACTTACTTGGAGTATACTTGCGTAGGACTAACCTAGCTGAAGCATCTCTTTGTGGAGCAACAATGCCTAACGGAACTATTCACGACTAA